The genomic segment AGAAACAATATTGATCAAAGGAGAAATTTCTTTATCGGTGATTAAAGGACAAGGACCATTCAAACATACAGTGCAGTGGACAATCGAAAACTTCAAGCAAGTAGTTAACATTGAAGAAATCAGAATTTTGCCTGCCAATAGTATATTTCTACTTTGGTTTCTAATTCCATCTATGGTAATGGTTTTTTATTTTTATCATAAAAAATGGAAACACTGGATTAGAAAAAAAAGTTAACGAACAGGGAAAACCAAATCAAACTGAACACTTTGTCCGGGTCTAACTTCTACCTTTCCCTTTAATTGTTGGACCAATAAATTCATAAGTTTGATTCCAAATCCTGCCTCAGAATTTTCTAAAGAATAGGAATCGGGAAGTGGTTCACCGTTGTCACTATAAAGAAAAAGAATTTGATGGCCAGTTTTCTGTATTTGAATCTTTATTTCTCCTGTATCTTTTAACAAAAAGGAATGTTTTACAGAATTACAGATTAATTCATTTAATATGATACCCAAATTACTTGCGATGTCAGGTTTCACAATGATGGACTCATCGGAACTAAAAAGAAAACGAATGTCTTTAGGATAAGTTGCTAGAATCTGTCCAACTAAATTTCGAATGTATTCCTTGAGGTCAATTTCATTAGGATTCTTAGATCGGTACAAGCGATCGTAGAGAGCCATCATACTTCGCAAACGACCTGCCGCCTCTTCAAATTGTTCCTTTAGTTGGGGATCCTCATAATAGTTAGATTGCATTTTCAAAAGACTAAAAACAGAAAATAGATTATTTTTAATTCGATGGTGGACTTCTTGCAAAAGAAGTTCTTTTTCTTGTAATAACTGCGTTACCTTTTCCTCTGATTCAATGGTACGAGTGATTAAAGTATGTAATGCAACGAATCGATTAATATTTCCGTCAATCGAACGCAACGGGACTATGGTTGTACTTACCCAATAGATTGACCCACCTTTTGTTCGATTTCGAATCTCCCCTTTCCAAACATATCCACTTTGTATCATATGATACATTCGTTTAAAAAATTCAGGAGAATGAAATCCTGAGTTCAACAAACGATGATTACTTCCTATTAATTCCTCTCTGGAATACATTGAGATTTCACAAAACCTATCGTTTGCATATGTGATATTTCCATTTTTATCCGTAATCGTAATGACGGCATGTTCGTCGAAAGCATATTTTAATTGAGAAAATTCGAACTGAGACATTTTCAATTCGAAAAAACTCTGATAATGTAATTCGGAAGTAGTCTGTACTTTTTTATTTGATTTTGTATGTATCTTAAATTCTGTTCCGAGTTCTTCCGTTATGTCACGAGCAACAACTATGATCTTTTTGATTCCATTGGAATCTTGTTGGAGTTTTCCGCGACATTCACAAGTTAAAAAATGTCCATCCCTATGAGCAATTCTCCATATCCCTTTGGTTTCAGATCCTGGACTTTCTAGAAGTGAAATCTTTGTTCGTAATTCATTTCTATCATCTGGATGAAAAAATTCGTCAACGGAACGACCTAGTATCTCATGAGACTCATAACCTAATTTTTCTTTATGAAAAGAATTTGCGTAACGAATTCTTTCAAATGAATCCAATTCGCAAATTAAATCAGGAATATTTGAGAGTAGTTCGCTATAATTAGTTTGAAACATACCGTTAAATTTTTATCACAGGTAACGAAAACTGAAATGCCACTTTAGTAATAGGACTGTCACTCCATTCCGAATGGTCTATAACATTATGAACAGACAATTTTCCATCATGTTTTTTAAAACAAGAGTCAACGTAACAAAGTCCTAATCCGAAATCTAATGTACCATACTGATCAAAAACATTTTTTGACAATCGATAGAATGGTTCAAAAATTAAATTTTCATATTGGAGGGGGATTCCGTAAGTACCATCTGCATTTGAAGTTGGTTGGTTATAAATCATAGATTTAAACCAGTTGTATTCCACATTTGTTACTAGTGTAATATTAGAATCAGCTTGTGAAAATTTGCAAGCATTGGTAATGATTTCTTTAAATGAGGTTTCTAAGGAAAATGGATTATATGATACTTTAAATTTTGAAAAATTGGGTTTTAAATCGCTTACGAGAACCTGTTGGTTTTTTAGAGCCAATATTGGTTTTAAATCCTCAATCCAAAAAAGGAGTTGTTCGTATAGTTTTTCACATGAACATTCCTCAAACTGCATCGGACTAGAAACCATTAGATCAATATCAGAAAACATTTTTAGTGCTTTCTCTGCCATTTCTGTGTTGATTTGAATTAACTCCATTAATTCAGATTCAATTTTATAATGATTCCCTTCTTTAACAGTAGTATCAGCGACTAATTTCAATAGGGTCACAAGGGCACCAAAACCTGCACCTTGGCAAAAACTATTTTTTAAACTTTCGAACAGGTTTTGATTCAAACGATTGAATTCACCGCCTGCCATTTTTTCTTTCCATTGAATCCATTCCAAATGACCTTCCAACCGAAGTTGGCGTTCTTTTTTGGAAATAGTTTCCATACGTTTCATTTCATAATATTCAAAAGCTCGTTTGAGTTTGATTGAAATTTCATGTTCTTCTAATGGTTTTACTAGGTAATCATAAATTCCTAGTTTCATTACCTTAACTATCAACTTAGGGTCAATATGAGAAGTTAACATAAATATCACTGGTTCAATATCTTCAGTTTTTAATTCCTGAATCAATTCGGCGCCATTTAAACCGGGCATTTCGTAATCAGTAATAACCACTGGATATGGATTTTCAAAATAAAAATCCAAGGCTTGTTTGCCATCACTGGCGAGTGTTACCTTATATCCCAATGCGGACAAACTGTCCTTAAGATATGTCGCTGAAACTAATTCATCTTCAGCCAATAGAACTCGTTTATCGTTCAACTAAACTTCCTAAACTTTCTTAAAAACTATCAATTGTTACAGGTTTATTTTTATTATCCAATGGTCAACTGATACGACCGAATGAATGTTCGAATCAAAATAAAAATCAATAAATTTCTATCTACTTACCGATAGAATGATTCTAAGTTTTATTAAAACGTTTCCTTCTAAAATATTTAACGATCTCTGAGTAAATCACCATCACAACGGTTCCATGAAATGCAAAGAGGTATACATGGATTGGAATCGGCGCAAAATAATAAACAGAACTTAGATCAGTATAAAAGAAAATAGCACAAAGAAATAATGAAAACCCGATGCCTATCCAAATGATTCGATTCGAAAACAAATCCATTTGAAATATAGATTCAGTTCTTGATCGTTTACAAAGTACATTGGCAATTTGAACAGTGATGGTTGGAAAAAAGAATGCTGTAAGTGACTGGAGATACTTTGGACTTGCTTCTGCCATGTTTAATCCGACTGGAGAAACAGGCAAAACACCATTACACTCAGTAAATACAAAATAAAGATAGGTTGATAAACATGAGAAAAATAAAATCATTCCTTCTACAAGATAAGATCTTAAAATAAACTTTATTGAAATCAACTTTTCATTTCGATTTCTAGGAGGCCGGTACATAATTCCTTTTTCCGGTGGTTCAGCTCCAAGTCCCATTGCTGGAATTAAATCTGTTCCCACATCGACAGCAAGAACACCCATAACTGTCATTATCAAGGGAAATCCAGGAAACAACGCCCAAAGTAAAAATGGTATTAATTCTTGTGGATTAGAGTTCAGAACGTACGCAGAAAACTTTCTAATATTATCAAATACACCCCTTCCTTCTTCGATCGCATCAACAATCGTTGCAAAATCGTCATCGACTATGATCATCCTTGCCGCTTCTTTTGCTACTTCTGTTCCCCTTTTCCCCATCGCAATTCCAATATCTGCTTTTTTAAGTGCAGGGCCATCGTTGACTCCATCTCCGGTCACAGCCACAATTTCACCTAACTCTTGCAACATAGTCACAATTCTTAACTTCTGAGAAGGAGACACTCTGGCAAATATCGGTTCCCCTTTTCGAATCCATTCTTTCAAGGCGACATCGTTCATTTTGTCCACTTGCACACCTGTGATCACAACCGGAGTCTCTCCTCCAATTCCAATGGACTTACCTACAGACTCTGCTGTTAAAGGGTGGTCTCCTGTAATCATCAATATCCGAATTCCTGCGGTGTGGCATTTAGAAATAGCATCAGGTACTTTGGGACGAATAGGATCCGCAAGGCAACAATGGCCCAAATACACCATAGAGGACTCTACCGAATCAAATACTGATGAATTCGCTTCTCCCTCTATCAACTTATAAGCAAAAGAAAGAACACGATAACCTTGGCTTGCCGAATGGTCAGATGCATTTTTTAATTTTATACGTTTTTCTTCATCCAATAAAACGACGGATCCGTTTTCATATACATGAGTACAGATCGAAAGAATTTCAACTGGCCCACCTTTTGCATAAGCTGTTGTAAAGTTTTCTCCTTTAATTACAACACTCATTCTCTTTCTTACTGATTCAAAAGCGTTTGTATGAATTCTTGTTCCACTAACATTGGAAAGTTTACCTTGAGATAGATATAACAAAGCTAATTCTGTAGGATCTCCCATTGGTTTTGGATCTAAAATTGCATTATTACAATGATATCCACAACTAAGGAATATTTGGTTTCCTTCTTTAGTTTCCAGCTCCTGTGGTGTAAAGGATTGAGAGTCAAAATAGACTTCAATCACTCTCATTTGATTTTGTGTTAGTGTTCCTGTTTTATCAGAACAAATAACAGTCGTACATCCTAAAGTCTCTACACTAGACAAATCTTTTAAGATTGCGTTTCTTTTGGCCATTCGAGAAACACCTAACGCCAAAGAAAGTGTTACCGTTGGTAATAATCCTTCTGGAACGTTTGCCACAAAAATCCCTATAAAAAAGATGAATGCTTGGACAAAACTTAAACCCGCAACCATGTAACCCAAACATAAGAAAACGATTCCTATTACAAAGGCAAATAACGATATTGAGATAACAGTTTGTTTTAATTGTTTTTGTAACGGACTCTCTTCTCGTTTGATTTGTGAAGTTATACCAGCGATTTGGCCTATCTCTGTAGACTGTCCCGTTCCAAAGACAATAGCTTTTGTTTTTCCTTTGATAAGAGAACTGCCAGCAAAAAGGATGTTTGGCATTTCCAACCAAAGAAACTTTCCCTCTAAAACAACTTCACTGTCTGATTTATATCTTCTTGCCGATGTGGACTCACCAGTGAGAGAAGAATTATCTACTTCTACATCTTCTGATTCAATGATACGACAATCAGCAGGAACAATATCTCCTTCAGAAAGGACAATCAAATCTCCTGGAACTATTTCATCTGCTGGAACAGTAGTTGTCAATCCATCACGAATCACAGGACATTCCTGTGCCAATAACTTACGTAAAGCTTCTACCGCATGATCAGATTTGGATTCTTGAAAAAACGAAAAAATTCCATTAATGATAACTACAATAAAAATTGCGATCCCCAATTCAGGCATATCAACGCCAGGAACAAAACAAAGAATAGTGGCAATCCAAAGTAAGATTGCAAACAAACTAAAAAAACTTTTTAGAAACTTCCAAATGACCGGTGTAGATTTTTCATTTTCGATCGCATTTTTACCAAAAGTATTCAATCGGATGTTTGCTTCGGATTGTGTTAAACCGGTTTGTAAATTTGTTTGTAATTCGAATTCAATTTGCGATTGATTTAAATTTTTGTAACTTGGCTTCATATCTGATTCGCCGCGTTGAACCACCGACAATACCTTTGACTCAGTGTCACAAAGCAGCAGTGCATCAAATATTTGAGGCAGAAGAGAGGACAAGCCATGTAATAGACGTAAATGGAGTGAAGGTTGAGTTTCCGGTATCATTTGAAACAAAATCAAATGAATCAAACGATTTTCTAAATGAATGCCATTGGGGATTAGAAACAAAAAAACTTCAGGTGTTTTGATGTGTATGGAGCGAAAATGTGGAATCAAAATATGAGGCCCAAGACTTCCGAACAGACTGTTCGGAAAAGACTCCATGCGGCTTTGTAAATCTTCCTTAACGGGATCTCCTTCCACCTTACGCAATAATTCTAAACTGACATCATCCCAATTTTGGGCTTTGGGGAGGATTTGAATCGAATTAACATTTAGATACTCGAGAAGCATATTCTAATCAAACCTTCCCCAAACGCAGATTCTATCAAAATATCATCACTTTTTTAATTTATACGATGTATTTACTGATCTTTAGTTTCCTTAAGGATGGTAATTTCAGTTATTGAAAGATATCTTTGCTAGCTTTTGGATAACGAGACTGAATTCCATCCCACCAAACATCCGTACTAAATGCTGCTGATTCAGAAATTTGCCACTTCCCATTTGTTTTTTTGAATAAAGCTTCTACATGACAGCAGTCATAAGGTATTTCTTCCGAAAAGGTGATTTCCTTCCCATCTTTTCTCTTTGCCGTTCCGCGAAACCAAGCATAATCACCAGAGATTTTAAAATGTTCTACTACAAATACGAATTCTTGTTTGAACTCATTGGAAAGATTCGCTCGTAAAAGATCCAATAGGTATGTTCTTTCTTTTTCGTTTGTTTTGGATTTTGATTTATAATCGAGAACAGTAGAATCACCAAAAACTCCCAATGTTAGAAATAGAATGATTCCAATAGAATACAAAAATCGTTTCAAATGAGTAGTCTCCTCTATCTTACCTTAGCATTTTGTATCATTTTAAAAAATAATGATGGGTAAACCATCTGTAAAAACAATCCAAATTTTTCTTTGATCCCAGCGATCACAACCTCACGTTGTTTGTTTGCTACAGCATGTAAAATTCTATGGGCACATAACTGAACCGGTAAACCTGCAGCAATCACTGAGTCCATAGTTCCCGTGGAAGAACCATCTCCTTGTAAGGCATTTTTAGATATATTCGTTTGTATGAAACCAGGATACACCATGGTGACAAAAATTCCTGACTTTTCTTCTTCTGATCGTAAAGAATGAAAAAAACCAACTAACGCGAATTTGGAGGCAGAGTATGCAGATCGAAGTGGGCTTCCAATTTTTCCAGCTACACTAGAGATGACAGCAAAGTGTACATCTTTTTTACCCAATATTTGCGGAATCATTGCCCTCGTCATTTCGGCGGCACCGTAAAAATTAGTGTGCATAATCTTTTCTAGTGTGACTAAGTTTGTTTCCTTAGTCAAAGACCTTTGACTAATTCCTCCATTATGAATGACTACTTTGGGGATTCCATATTTTTGTATGCAACGCTTAGCAAAACCAGCGGTTGATTTGTAATCTTCTAAATCTAATTTTTCTACAGCGTATCTACCTTTTTCTAAATGTAGTACCTTCGCTAAGGCTTCTAAGTCTTTCGTTTTTCGAGAAGCGAGTAAGACTTTTGCTTTCTGTTTGGATGCTTGCGCTACTAATTCTTTTCCAATTCCAGAAGAGGCTCCCGTAATCCAAACCCATTCATCTTGGTAAAACTCGCTCATATGAGGCCCTCTTGTATCTCTGTTCTCTTTTCCTAAGGTTTTCTACTATATAGGGAATTCCCACAACTTGTTTTTCGAGAGAATGGGGATTTCGAACAGAAAGAATACTTCTAAACTTAAGTCCATTTTCAAGCGGAGTTCAAAGAGAACGGACCCAACTAAATGGGATTGACAAACTACAAATTCTATGTACCTCTAAAGTAAGTAGTCAATAAATTGCTTTCCCATCTGGTAGCAGTATTTTTAAATCCGAGACTTATAGAAGGATTCTATGGTAATTCGTTTTCATTTTAACCAAGGTTTCATTCTCCGATTGATTCTTATTTGTGGTCTGGTCACTCAATGCAGGATGGCCGATTTAAACAACCCGAGCGACGCATTCTCTGACGAATTTGCCAAACGATCGATCCTTTCCGAATTTGTTCGTTATCTGCTGAGAGAAAAAGCTCTGCCAGAGGCTCTTGCCGTTGTCCTAGTAAAAAGTTCAGTTCCTTATGAAACTGGTCTCCGTGTTTACAAAGTGGATACAGAAAGTGGAGTTCAGGATGAATACGTAAGTGATGTACGTACTGCCAATACCTCTGCCTTTCCAGGATGCACTCCTTACCGAATAGGAGTACCCCCACGTTCCAGGGACATCATTACATTCACAGGTAGTTTGAGTGATCGAGTTGTTGTTCATAGATACAGTTCTGAACGTACTCTCACTTTGCTTCAAGACCAAGCAGGAATCGGGAGTCCGAAAATAATGGGATTTAGCGAAGATGGTAAGACTCTTTACCATTCTAATATTGTGGCAAATCCAAATACAATTAACAGGTGGAGTCGCGATTCAGAATCAGGATTTCTAACTTCAAACAATGTTGGAAGTTATCCATTTGCAGTGGGCTGTAATCCTTTAGCAATTAAAGTAAGCGAAATAGACAATCTAATCGTTACTATTAATTCAACTTTAGTACCGTTCGGGATCCATGTTTTGAAAAAAACAGGATCGGACAGTCTTTCCTTAGTGGGAGGGGCACCGGTCACTCTTCCGATAAATCCCTCGTTCCATGAAAATTTATGTTTAATTGAATCGAAACGATTACTTTACAGTACTTCAATTAACACAACAACACCGATTTTTGGTTACCGGTATGATAGTGCAGGTAATGTAACTTTACTTCCAGGATCTCCTTTCTCTGCAGACTCTGCTATGACTGCTCACGCTCCTAGCTTTACAGGTACAACGAGTTTATCTATAGATCCAACTGGTACCTATGCTGCTTTTATCTACGCCATAGGTTCCACCCATAATATCCGGTTGCTGACCATCGATGATGCAACAGGTAATTTAATCCAAACCGATCAAAAATTTACTGTTGGCAATGGACCAAAATCTCTGCAGTGGGATCGTAGCGGAAAATTCATTTATTTAATTTCGGACAGCTTCGGAACAACAAACAACCATCAAATCGAATATTTCAAATTATCTGGTGGAATTCTTACTAGAGGTGAAAATTCTCCCATTGTAATCAGTTCTATGACAAATGGATATGCGCCGCAGGACATCAAACCAATTCAAAAATATTATTATTGAAAGTTTAAACTGTTTTCTTAAGTGACTCCATTCCGTAATGCAATCCTTCTCGGAATTTCCATATATGCAATTTTACTTTTTGCATTTCCTGGAGTTCCCGATGCTGATATATTCTACCATTTTTCAGTCGCCAAACTTTACTTAAAGGAAGGGTTTGTGTCTAGGCTTCCATGGCCTGAAATTGGGATCCAATCTAGAGAATTTACAGATTATCATTTTCTATTTCATATCTTGCAAATTCCATTTCTCTTACTTCCGGTTGAAGAAACTATAGCTATTAAATTTTTTATCTTAATTTCAATTTCAACATTACTTTACCTAGTTACAGACTACATGCAAAAGGAATCCTCCAATCTATCACCTTATTTCGTTGTGGTCTTTTTTATCTTAGGTTCTGTGTTATTTACAGGAAGGATGTTGTTTGGAAGAGGGAATTTACTTTTCTTTTCGATTTACTTTCTTTCCTTACGTTTCTGGAATATAAAATACCTGAAATGGATATTTGTTTTCTCTTTTTTATCTGTTTGGTCTTATAGCGGATTTCCATTTTTATTCTTCACAAGTTTATTTATTACCGTTTTAGAATATAAAAGAGAGCATACTCAATTATTTTTAGCCTCTACCTTGGGAATGTTGGTTGGGCTAATAGTTCACCCTTCCTTTCCCTTTCAATTTAAAGGTTATTTTATTGAACTAATCATTCAATCCTTCCCACCACCAGGAGTAGAAGCAATCGCCGAATGGCTCCCACCCACGAGAGACATTCTGATTCTTGGTTTTTTGCCGATTTTGCCTTTATTACTCTTAAGTTTCAGAGAAAAGATTCAAAACCAATTCCATTCTAAAAGTTTTGTATTTTTATTTTTGGGAATTATTTGTTTGGTATTTACAGGATCATCGTTACGGATTTTCGAAATCAGCTGGCTGATGTTTTTTATATTCATATTCCTGAATATACCTATTTCCAAAAAATACCAAGTTTTAGCTGCAATTGTTATATTTGTAATTCAATTCCCGATTGTTTATGGGAAAATGGGACAACAATTCCGATCTTCTGAAACCAAATATGGATTTATCGTTACGGAATGGATTCGTTTTAACATTCCTAAAGGGGAAAAGATTTTTCTTTCTTGGGCAGACTACCCATATTTTACTTTTAAAATTCCCGAATATCGATTTCTTTTTGGACTCAATCCATTATATGCTTGGTCATTTCACGAAGATCGTTATTTTACGCAAAAAGCTTTTTTTGAAGGAACCACTCAAGGTTTCCAACATATCCCAAAAATTTTAGATTACAATACTGTGGTCATCAATAAATTCTATTATAGTTTTTCAAATTCTGAATTTAAAAGATTATCCACAGACTACCGTTTAGTTTTTGAAAATGAAAAATATGGCGTTTTTGTAAAAACTAATCCAACTAACAATAGTAAAAAAGAAATCACCATTCCCAATAAATAGAGTTTTCCTCCAAAGGAAAACAAAAGGACTTCTGGTTTTTCTTGCTGTTGATTTTTTTCTTCTGAAACAAAAAATTCTCTAGCCGTATCATCTAACATAAGTTCACCACTTGAGATTCTACGCTCTCTAAAATAAGATTGAGGTTCCGTTCCCACTTGGTGTATATGGGTTACTTGAGATGCCTGATTTAAAAGCACAGAAATATTTTGAGTCGAGATAGAATCTGTTACTAGTGGTAAATCCGATTCACGGACTAAACTAGCGGATATATTTTTTTTATTTAAACCTTGGATCCAAGAAACCTCACCCAGTCCATTTTCCTTTGTGACCAAAATCACCGAAGATAAAAATGGTAGGCTTGAATCTATATCATTCAATTGGGTTTTAGTGATCCTAAGAAATTTTGTTTGATAACCTAAGTTTGCTACATGCATTTGCAGGAAATTACTTGTTTTAAGAAAGTCTCTATAACCATATTCGGAATTAGAATTTAATAGTTCCGAATGGATCAGTCCAATTGGCTTAATCCATTTCAAATTTGGGTTGGATAAAATTTTTACAATCACGAATGGATGTTCCACAGCTACGATTTCCAACCTTTTTGCATGTACATTTATATAATTTTGGTATTCCGGACTAAACCCAATCATATGTGTAACACCGGATCGAAACAAAAAATCTAAATAATAGCCGGAGTCAACTTTTCCTATTCCAAGTGATAACAATTGATCGCGCCAATCGACATCAGTTCCCCAACGGAAAGTATGTCCAAAACCAAATTCTTGCCAGTTAAATACAAGAGTGGAATA from the Leptospira terpstrae serovar Hualin str. LT 11-33 = ATCC 700639 genome contains:
- a CDS encoding HAD-IC family P-type ATPase; this encodes MLLEYLNVNSIQILPKAQNWDDVSLELLRKVEGDPVKEDLQSRMESFPNSLFGSLGPHILIPHFRSIHIKTPEVFLFLIPNGIHLENRLIHLILFQMIPETQPSLHLRLLHGLSSLLPQIFDALLLCDTESKVLSVVQRGESDMKPSYKNLNQSQIEFELQTNLQTGLTQSEANIRLNTFGKNAIENEKSTPVIWKFLKSFFSLFAILLWIATILCFVPGVDMPELGIAIFIVVIINGIFSFFQESKSDHAVEALRKLLAQECPVIRDGLTTTVPADEIVPGDLIVLSEGDIVPADCRIIESEDVEVDNSSLTGESTSARRYKSDSEVVLEGKFLWLEMPNILFAGSSLIKGKTKAIVFGTGQSTEIGQIAGITSQIKREESPLQKQLKQTVISISLFAFVIGIVFLCLGYMVAGLSFVQAFIFFIGIFVANVPEGLLPTVTLSLALGVSRMAKRNAILKDLSSVETLGCTTVICSDKTGTLTQNQMRVIEVYFDSQSFTPQELETKEGNQIFLSCGYHCNNAILDPKPMGDPTELALLYLSQGKLSNVSGTRIHTNAFESVRKRMSVVIKGENFTTAYAKGGPVEILSICTHVYENGSVVLLDEEKRIKLKNASDHSASQGYRVLSFAYKLIEGEANSSVFDSVESSMVYLGHCCLADPIRPKVPDAISKCHTAGIRILMITGDHPLTAESVGKSIGIGGETPVVITGVQVDKMNDVALKEWIRKGEPIFARVSPSQKLRIVTMLQELGEIVAVTGDGVNDGPALKKADIGIAMGKRGTEVAKEAARMIIVDDDFATIVDAIEEGRGVFDNIRKFSAYVLNSNPQELIPFLLWALFPGFPLIMTVMGVLAVDVGTDLIPAMGLGAEPPEKGIMYRPPRNRNEKLISIKFILRSYLVEGMILFFSCLSTYLYFVFTECNGVLPVSPVGLNMAEASPKYLQSLTAFFFPTITVQIANVLCKRSRTESIFQMDLFSNRIIWIGIGFSLFLCAIFFYTDLSSVYYFAPIPIHVYLFAFHGTVVMVIYSEIVKYFRRKRFNKT
- a CDS encoding response regulator, giving the protein MNDKRVLLAEDELVSATYLKDSLSALGYKVTLASDGKQALDFYFENPYPVVITDYEMPGLNGAELIQELKTEDIEPVIFMLTSHIDPKLIVKVMKLGIYDYLVKPLEEHEISIKLKRAFEYYEMKRMETISKKERQLRLEGHLEWIQWKEKMAGGEFNRLNQNLFESLKNSFCQGAGFGALVTLLKLVADTTVKEGNHYKIESELMELIQINTEMAEKALKMFSDIDLMVSSPMQFEECSCEKLYEQLLFWIEDLKPILALKNQQVLVSDLKPNFSKFKVSYNPFSLETSFKEIITNACKFSQADSNITLVTNVEYNWFKSMIYNQPTSNADGTYGIPLQYENLIFEPFYRLSKNVFDQYGTLDFGLGLCYVDSCFKKHDGKLSVHNVIDHSEWSDSPITKVAFQFSLPVIKI
- a CDS encoding SDR family NAD(P)-dependent oxidoreductase gives rise to the protein MSEFYQDEWVWITGASSGIGKELVAQASKQKAKVLLASRKTKDLEALAKVLHLEKGRYAVEKLDLEDYKSTAGFAKRCIQKYGIPKVVIHNGGISQRSLTKETNLVTLEKIMHTNFYGAAEMTRAMIPQILGKKDVHFAVISSVAGKIGSPLRSAYSASKFALVGFFHSLRSEEEKSGIFVTMVYPGFIQTNISKNALQGDGSSTGTMDSVIAAGLPVQLCAHRILHAVANKQREVVIAGIKEKFGLFLQMVYPSLFFKMIQNAKVR
- a CDS encoding lactonase family protein, with the translated sequence MVIRFHFNQGFILRLILICGLVTQCRMADLNNPSDAFSDEFAKRSILSEFVRYLLREKALPEALAVVLVKSSVPYETGLRVYKVDTESGVQDEYVSDVRTANTSAFPGCTPYRIGVPPRSRDIITFTGSLSDRVVVHRYSSERTLTLLQDQAGIGSPKIMGFSEDGKTLYHSNIVANPNTINRWSRDSESGFLTSNNVGSYPFAVGCNPLAIKVSEIDNLIVTINSTLVPFGIHVLKKTGSDSLSLVGGAPVTLPINPSFHENLCLIESKRLLYSTSINTTTPIFGYRYDSAGNVTLLPGSPFSADSAMTAHAPSFTGTTSLSIDPTGTYAAFIYAIGSTHNIRLLTIDDATGNLIQTDQKFTVGNGPKSLQWDRSGKFIYLISDSFGTTNNHQIEYFKLSGGILTRGENSPIVISSMTNGYAPQDIKPIQKYYY
- a CDS encoding PAS domain-containing sensor histidine kinase, with product MFQTNYSELLSNIPDLICELDSFERIRYANSFHKEKLGYESHEILGRSVDEFFHPDDRNELRTKISLLESPGSETKGIWRIAHRDGHFLTCECRGKLQQDSNGIKKIIVVARDITEELGTEFKIHTKSNKKVQTTSELHYQSFFELKMSQFEFSQLKYAFDEHAVITITDKNGNITYANDRFCEISMYSREELIGSNHRLLNSGFHSPEFFKRMYHMIQSGYVWKGEIRNRTKGGSIYWVSTTIVPLRSIDGNINRFVALHTLITRTIESEEKVTQLLQEKELLLQEVHHRIKNNLFSVFSLLKMQSNYYEDPQLKEQFEEAAGRLRSMMALYDRLYRSKNPNEIDLKEYIRNLVGQILATYPKDIRFLFSSDESIIVKPDIASNLGIILNELICNSVKHSFLLKDTGEIKIQIQKTGHQILFLYSDNGEPLPDSYSLENSEAGFGIKLMNLLVQQLKGKVEVRPGQSVQFDLVFPVR